A stretch of the Planktothricoides raciborskii GIHE-MW2 genome encodes the following:
- a CDS encoding serine/threonine-protein kinase, with product MEQNNLNQNNQNNFNKLFNWLPKAKNRDDSPQAESPNSGSFLTKITANLGKNSPRTLSPSNEFPDFQIHGYQVLQKLGHNYAGGRCTYLGADCQTKQPVVIKQFQFAKPGADWSAYKAHEREIKVLRELSHPGIPRYLDSFETAEGFCLVHEYKNAKSLGVYRRFTPEKIKQIATSLLEILVYLQNRVPPVIHRDIKPENILVDDYLNVYLVDFGFARIAGDDMMQSSVISGTPGFMPPEQLLDRNLSEASDLYGLGVTLICLLTKTPSTEITKIIDSQYRLDFRELVPFLSDALISWLEKMVQPNAGDRFPHAAAALEALTPIAVNRTLPEVELSQSTIELTGEYGEILTHTIEVKNSVADTVLQGRWEITAPTNLLVDAGADDLSDSLAKKLPKNADWLKIKPTKFKRNKVKAEIIINTENLVINEVYERNILLHTNSATPTQIVTIKVKAVTPKITLAKTSALLQKKLSSQLPLTLLIIGAATPITLLYPYIAAVISIPLVVLIANDISGKIADNDLNNMAEFAQKWLVAPTLTVLGIFLLTHLQIDWVESPKSQLLLRLLITLLMGGVGVGIFTLFKPAFKRVAVVLPLLIFASSFVFVGVAGGLVGKIAEVGVSSYILTGTVQQSITKEKLSKGLALKKYGLKAMFGLGLGSAIAWLLIYLGMGSLL from the coding sequence ATGGAACAAAACAACTTAAACCAAAACAACCAAAACAACTTCAACAAATTATTCAATTGGTTGCCCAAGGCTAAAAATCGTGACGATTCTCCCCAAGCGGAATCGCCCAATTCTGGCAGTTTTTTGACAAAAATTACCGCCAATTTGGGCAAAAATAGCCCGCGAACTCTCAGCCCTAGCAATGAATTTCCTGATTTCCAAATTCATGGATATCAAGTGCTGCAAAAATTAGGTCATAACTATGCGGGGGGTCGCTGTACTTATCTAGGGGCGGACTGCCAAACTAAGCAACCTGTGGTGATTAAGCAATTTCAATTTGCTAAACCAGGGGCGGACTGGTCAGCGTATAAAGCCCACGAACGGGAAATTAAAGTATTACGAGAACTGAGTCATCCCGGAATTCCCCGTTATTTAGATTCTTTTGAAACCGCTGAGGGATTTTGTCTCGTCCATGAATATAAAAATGCCAAGTCTTTAGGGGTTTATCGTCGGTTTACCCCGGAAAAAATTAAGCAAATTGCCACATCTTTATTAGAGATTTTGGTTTATTTACAAAACCGAGTACCGCCCGTAATTCATCGGGATATTAAACCGGAAAATATCCTGGTTGATGATTATTTGAATGTGTATTTAGTGGATTTTGGCTTTGCCCGCATTGCCGGAGATGACATGATGCAAAGTAGTGTGATTTCTGGCACCCCTGGGTTTATGCCCCCGGAACAATTACTCGATCGCAATTTGAGTGAAGCTTCTGATTTATATGGGTTGGGTGTCACCTTAATTTGTCTTTTAACTAAGACTCCATCCACAGAAATTACCAAAATTATTGATAGTCAATATCGCTTAGATTTTCGCGAATTAGTGCCATTTCTTAGTGATGCTTTGATTTCCTGGTTGGAAAAAATGGTACAACCCAATGCAGGCGATCGCTTTCCTCATGCTGCTGCTGCCCTGGAAGCCCTCACCCCGATTGCCGTAAATCGCACTTTACCGGAAGTAGAATTAAGCCAATCTACCATAGAATTAACTGGCGAATATGGAGAAATTTTAACCCACACCATAGAGGTGAAAAATTCGGTGGCTGATACGGTCTTACAAGGTCGTTGGGAAATCACTGCCCCGACTAATTTATTAGTTGATGCTGGTGCCGATGATTTATCCGATTCCTTAGCGAAAAAACTGCCAAAAAATGCTGATTGGTTAAAAATAAAACCAACTAAATTTAAGCGCAATAAAGTCAAAGCTGAAATTATTATCAATACCGAAAATTTAGTGATTAATGAAGTTTATGAACGGAATATTTTACTCCATACTAATTCAGCGACTCCGACCCAAATTGTCACTATTAAAGTAAAAGCCGTTACCCCAAAAATCACCTTAGCCAAAACCAGCGCCCTGCTGCAAAAGAAACTATCATCTCAGTTACCGTTAACATTATTAATCATCGGGGCTGCAACACCGATTACTCTGCTTTATCCTTATATAGCCGCTGTGATTTCTATTCCCTTAGTGGTGTTAATTGCCAACGATATCTCAGGAAAAATTGCCGATAATGATTTGAATAATATGGCTGAATTTGCCCAGAAATGGCTAGTTGCCCCGACTTTGACGGTACTAGGGATATTTTTATTAACTCATTTACAAATTGATTGGGTAGAAAGTCCCAAATCTCAACTGTTGTTACGCCTGTTAATTACCTTATTAATGGGTGGGGTTGGGGTCGGTATTTTCACCTTATTTAAACCGGCTTTTAAACGGGTGGCGGTGGTGTTGCCGTTGCTAATTTTTGCCAGTTCTTTTGTATTTGTGGGAGTTGCCGGGGGTTTGGTGGGCAAAATTGCCGAAGTTGGGGTGAGTAGCTATATTTTAACTGGCACCGTTCAGCAGAGTATTACTAAGGAAAAACTTTCTAAAGGATTGGCGTTAAAAAAATATGGGTTAAAGGCAATGTTTGGCCTGGGTTTGGGTAGCGCGATCGCCTGGTTATTGATTTATTTAGGCATGGGTTCTTTGCTGTGA
- a CDS encoding ABC transporter ATP-binding protein gives MARSRLKTLIDYIRPYWRQELGGIGTLLIVNALGVYIPLLIRNSIDELQAMFDFQLMLKYVIIILVMTTVMWVIRVASRMWLFGVGRQVEFDLKQKIFEHLLTLEPAYFAANPVGDLINRATSDVDSIRRLVGFAMLSFANIVFAYGLTIPVMLSINVKLTVLALSVYPLLMIIVQLFSDQLRTQQQTVQEELSNLSDLIQEDMSGISLIKIYAQEENERRAFADKNETLLKANLKLAKTRSLLFPILGGLASISLLVLLAFGGNAIADKVITVGDFVALLLYVERLVFPTALMGFTITTYQRGEVSVDRVEAILEAKPKIVDSVQAISLPPEEAKGKLTARHLTYYYPDSKIPALNHVSFDIMPGETIAIVGPIAAGKSTLANALPRLLDIEPGQLFLDGQDITQLRLTDLRGAIAYVPQESFLFSTTIQDNIRYGNPLADQTQVEYAAKQAQIHAEILNFPQQYQTIVGERGITLSGGQRQRTALARALLMDAPVLILDDALSSVDNQTATDILKNLSTGTQRKTVIFISHQMSAAAKADRIFVMAAGAIVQSGTHTKLLQEGGLYRLLWEQQKLEAVLL, from the coding sequence ATGGCTCGCTCAAGACTGAAAACACTAATCGACTACATCCGTCCCTACTGGAGACAAGAACTAGGGGGAATTGGCACTCTATTGATCGTCAATGCTTTAGGGGTTTATATTCCCCTGCTAATTCGCAATAGTATTGATGAACTCCAAGCAATGTTTGACTTTCAACTGATGTTGAAATATGTCATCATTATCCTGGTAATGACCACCGTTATGTGGGTGATTCGCGTTGCTTCAAGAATGTGGCTGTTTGGGGTAGGAAGACAAGTAGAATTTGACCTCAAGCAAAAGATTTTTGAACATTTACTCACTTTAGAACCGGCTTATTTTGCCGCAAACCCCGTGGGAGATTTAATTAACCGTGCGACTTCTGATGTGGATAGTATTCGCCGGTTAGTTGGGTTTGCTATGTTATCCTTTGCCAATATCGTATTTGCTTATGGGCTGACCATTCCGGTGATGCTATCGATTAATGTGAAGTTGACTGTATTGGCGCTTTCTGTGTATCCGTTGCTGATGATTATTGTGCAACTATTTAGCGATCAACTCCGCACCCAGCAGCAAACCGTTCAAGAAGAATTATCCAATTTGAGCGATTTAATTCAAGAGGATATGAGCGGGATTTCTTTAATTAAAATTTATGCCCAAGAGGAAAATGAGCGGCGAGCTTTTGCTGATAAAAATGAAACCTTATTGAAGGCTAATTTAAAGTTAGCCAAAACTCGCAGCTTATTGTTTCCCATTTTGGGGGGTTTAGCCAGTATTAGTTTACTGGTTTTATTGGCCTTTGGGGGAAACGCGATCGCGGATAAAGTGATTACCGTCGGAGATTTTGTCGCCTTACTTTTATATGTGGAACGGTTAGTATTTCCCACTGCCTTGATGGGTTTTACCATTACCACTTATCAACGGGGAGAGGTGAGTGTCGATCGCGTCGAAGCCATTCTCGAAGCTAAACCAAAAATTGTTGACTCGGTTCAGGCGATTTCTTTACCCCCAGAAGAGGCTAAAGGAAAACTCACTGCTCGTCATCTGACTTATTATTATCCTGATAGCAAAATTCCCGCATTAAATCATGTCAGTTTTGATATTATGCCCGGAGAAACGATCGCGATCGTTGGGCCAATTGCTGCTGGAAAATCGACCTTAGCTAATGCCTTGCCCCGGTTACTAGATATTGAACCCGGTCAGTTATTTTTGGATGGACAAGATATCACCCAATTAAGATTAACGGATTTACGGGGGGCGATCGCCTATGTTCCCCAAGAAAGTTTTCTCTTTAGTACCACCATTCAAGATAATATTCGCTATGGCAACCCATTGGCGGATCAAACACAAGTAGAATATGCCGCCAAACAAGCGCAAATTCACGCCGAAATTCTCAATTTTCCCCAACAATATCAAACAATTGTGGGGGAAAGAGGCATTACCCTTTCTGGGGGACAACGGCAACGTACCGCCCTCGCGAGAGCGTTATTAATGGATGCACCCGTGCTTATTTTAGATGATGCCCTTTCCAGTGTAGATAACCAAACCGCCACGGATATTCTCAAAAATCTCTCCACGGGAACTCAGCGGAAAACGGTGATTTTTATCTCTCACCAAATGTCTGCCGCTGCCAAAGCTGACCGAATTTTTGTCATGGCTGCTGGGGCGATCGTGCAGAGTGGCACTCACACAAAACTCTTGCAGGAAGGTGGACTCTATCGATTGCTCTGGGAACAACAAAAATTAGAAGCGGTTCTATTATAA
- a CDS encoding nitrate reductase associated protein has product MTFFQFEADFVDSLNCIPMQVRYKLDTCGVKLKLAHWHKFPQEIRSQLCDRPCSTPAEIQDYHDWLHQQVISHTGSEAKDLPIEENPSWLDDTIVPEMVQGKAQAFNLTITLEQWAKLTPLQRFALIKLSRSSHENANFIPAMKEFNLV; this is encoded by the coding sequence ATGACTTTTTTTCAATTTGAAGCGGATTTTGTTGATTCCCTGAATTGCATCCCTATGCAAGTACGCTATAAACTCGATACTTGTGGGGTGAAGTTAAAATTAGCCCATTGGCATAAGTTTCCCCAAGAAATTCGCTCCCAATTGTGCGATCGCCCCTGTTCCACCCCCGCAGAAATCCAAGACTATCACGACTGGTTACACCAGCAAGTAATTTCACATACGGGCAGCGAAGCCAAAGACCTGCCCATTGAGGAAAATCCCTCCTGGTTAGATGATACAATTGTACCAGAAATGGTGCAAGGAAAGGCGCAAGCCTTTAATTTAACCATTACCTTAGAACAATGGGCAAAACTCACTCCCTTACAAAGATTTGCCTTGATTAAACTCAGCCGTTCCAGCCACGAAAATGCTAATTTTATCCCCGCGATGAAAGAGTTTAATTTAGTTTAA
- a CDS encoding phosphate-starvation-inducible PsiE family protein, with protein sequence MKNERHPQINLIQKIISFFDDSVFIYSINKIQKFTAKVLSLVMIFVIIVSVWDLIIVTLEEFTTQPVLVGHQILFKLFGLFLDVLIALEILENITAYLQNNVVQMELVLVTSLIAMARKIIIFDFNKAGGFDLIGVATAILALSLSYFIIRHSNRRL encoded by the coding sequence ATGAAAAACGAGCGACACCCCCAAATAAATTTAATTCAAAAAATTATCAGTTTTTTTGATGACTCAGTTTTTATTTACAGCATTAATAAAATCCAAAAGTTTACTGCCAAAGTCTTATCTTTGGTAATGATTTTTGTCATCATTGTCTCAGTTTGGGACTTAATTATTGTCACCCTAGAAGAATTTACTACCCAACCTGTCCTGGTGGGTCATCAAATATTATTTAAACTGTTTGGCTTATTTTTAGATGTATTAATTGCCCTGGAAATTCTCGAAAATATTACCGCCTATCTGCAAAATAATGTGGTACAAATGGAGTTAGTGCTGGTGACATCTCTGATCGCAATGGCTCGGAAAATTATTATTTTCGACTTTAACAAAGCTGGAGGATTTGATCTAATTGGAGTGGCAACAGCTATCCTGGCTTTATCCCTTAGTTATTTCATTATCCGCCATAGCAATCGGCGATTATAA
- a CDS encoding phosphate-starvation-inducible PsiE family protein, whose translation MWFRDDNFMSGIHWMEGFFSKILSLVMIFIIIVSVGDLILVVAKDFLDTPDIFLDKTLFKIFGLFLDILIALEVLENITAYLRKHVVQVELVIVTSLVAVARKIIIFDFSKLKGLDLIGLGLAIFALSISYWIVRNLNRKID comes from the coding sequence ATGTGGTTTCGCGATGATAATTTCATGTCTGGCATCCACTGGATGGAAGGATTCTTTTCTAAAATCCTCTCCTTGGTAATGATTTTTATCATTATCGTCTCAGTGGGCGACCTGATTCTTGTGGTGGCTAAAGATTTTCTAGACACCCCAGATATTTTTTTAGATAAAACCTTATTTAAAATTTTTGGTTTATTCTTAGATATTTTAATCGCCCTAGAAGTCTTAGAAAATATTACTGCTTATTTACGCAAGCACGTCGTTCAAGTCGAATTAGTCATTGTCACCTCTTTGGTAGCGGTAGCTCGGAAAATCATTATTTTTGACTTTAGTAAGCTCAAAGGCTTAGATTTAATCGGTCTAGGACTGGCCATTTTTGCCCTTTCCATTAGTTACTGGATCGTCCGCAACTTAAATCGAAAAATAGACTGA
- a CDS encoding molybdopterin oxidoreductase family protein, protein MTNSNQTNSNKTICPYCGVGCGLEVSPPAQKGKPTHKDGEGTPIWKVQGDRAHPSSLGKVCVKGATVSESLHKDRLKYPMMRESLDQPFRRATWDEAFDRIVQRIQIVRETQGPNALFLYGSGQFQTEDYYTAEKLFTGCLNSNNFDTNSRLCMSSAVVGYTQSFGSDGPPCCYEDLELTDFAFLIGTNTAECHPIVFNRLRQHHKKNPQVKMVVVDPRRTQTAEAADLHLAIRPGTDIDLLNGIAHLLMRWGYIDASFIDECTSGFPAFAEVIQNTAPELVARTCGIRLDELEQAARWWGESNRVLSLWSMGMNQSSEGTAKVRSLINLHLMTGQIGKPGAGPFSLTGQPNAMGGREAGGLCSILAGYRSISNPQHRAEVEQFWGIPPGSIQPQRGMTTVEMIRGLEAGQVGFLWIAATNPAVSMPDIKRTQAALRQSPFTVYQDAYYPTETAQYAHVLLPAAQWSEKTGVMTNSERVVTLCAGFREPPGEAKADWEIFAEVGRRLGFADKFNFANSAEVYGEFVQLTKGRPCDTSGLSHQLLAEHGPIQWPFSADQVTPNFATNKRLYTDFRFNTPDGRARFGAYYSKGLAEPPNPDYPFVLTTGRLYGHWHTQTRTGRIPKTAKMHPDPFIEIHPRDAEKLGISEGMSVEVRSPRGNAVFPAMITEAIARGTVFVPMHWGFLWAENAEANALTHSESCPDSLQPELKACAVQLVAIAQAETGLLQTISVTQQQRS, encoded by the coding sequence ATGACTAACTCTAACCAAACTAACTCAAACAAAACTATCTGTCCTTACTGTGGGGTGGGCTGTGGTTTGGAAGTATCCCCACCAGCACAAAAGGGAAAACCCACTCATAAAGATGGTGAAGGAACGCCGATTTGGAAAGTTCAAGGCGATCGCGCACATCCTTCTAGTTTGGGCAAAGTCTGTGTCAAAGGCGCTACAGTTAGCGAATCATTACATAAAGATCGATTGAAATATCCCATGATGCGAGAATCTCTCGATCAACCCTTTCGCCGCGCCACCTGGGATGAAGCATTCGATCGCATTGTGCAACGGATTCAAATCGTGCGAGAAACCCAAGGGCCAAACGCACTTTTTCTCTACGGTTCCGGTCAGTTTCAAACCGAAGACTATTACACCGCTGAAAAACTTTTTACCGGCTGTTTAAACAGCAACAATTTTGATACTAATTCCCGCCTTTGTATGTCCAGTGCGGTGGTGGGTTATACCCAAAGTTTTGGGTCTGATGGCCCCCCTTGCTGCTATGAAGATTTAGAACTTACTGACTTTGCTTTTCTGATTGGCACCAATACCGCTGAATGTCACCCGATTGTATTTAATCGCCTGCGACAACACCACAAAAAAAATCCCCAAGTGAAAATGGTCGTGGTCGATCCGCGCCGCACCCAAACCGCTGAAGCCGCTGATTTACATTTAGCCATTCGACCGGGTACAGATATTGACTTATTAAATGGAATCGCCCACTTATTAATGCGATGGGGATATATTGATGCGTCTTTTATTGATGAATGTACCTCTGGGTTTCCCGCTTTTGCCGAAGTAATTCAGAACACCGCCCCGGAATTGGTGGCAAGAACTTGTGGCATTCGGCTGGATGAATTGGAACAAGCAGCCCGGTGGTGGGGTGAGTCAAATCGCGTCTTGTCTCTTTGGTCAATGGGGATGAATCAGTCGTCGGAAGGAACTGCTAAGGTGCGATCGCTGATTAACCTGCATTTAATGACTGGGCAAATCGGTAAACCGGGGGCGGGGCCATTCTCCCTCACCGGACAACCGAATGCGATGGGAGGTCGAGAAGCGGGAGGACTTTGCAGTATTTTAGCGGGCTATCGGTCGATTTCAAACCCCCAACATCGGGCAGAAGTCGAACAATTTTGGGGAATTCCCCCAGGCAGCATTCAGCCCCAACGGGGGATGACCACCGTGGAGATGATCCGGGGTTTAGAAGCGGGACAAGTGGGTTTTTTATGGATTGCCGCCACCAACCCAGCGGTGAGTATGCCGGATATCAAGCGGACTCAAGCGGCTTTGCGTCAATCCCCGTTTACGGTTTATCAAGATGCCTATTATCCGACGGAAACCGCGCAATATGCCCATGTGTTGTTGCCTGCTGCCCAGTGGAGTGAGAAAACAGGGGTGATGACCAACTCGGAAAGGGTGGTGACTTTGTGCGCTGGATTTCGCGAACCCCCAGGGGAAGCTAAAGCGGATTGGGAAATTTTTGCGGAAGTGGGGCGGCGTTTGGGTTTTGCCGATAAGTTTAATTTTGCTAATTCCGCCGAAGTCTATGGGGAATTTGTCCAATTAACCAAAGGTCGTCCTTGTGATACTTCCGGGTTGAGTCATCAACTTTTGGCGGAACATGGCCCGATTCAATGGCCTTTTTCCGCTGACCAAGTTACCCCCAACTTTGCCACGAATAAGCGGTTATATACGGATTTCCGCTTTAATACCCCCGATGGTCGAGCTCGGTTTGGGGCTTATTATTCCAAAGGTTTGGCGGAACCGCCGAATCCCGATTATCCGTTTGTGCTGACTACGGGCAGGCTTTATGGTCATTGGCATACCCAAACTCGGACGGGACGAATTCCCAAGACCGCTAAGATGCACCCAGATCCGTTTATAGAAATTCATCCCCGTGATGCGGAAAAGTTGGGGATTTCTGAGGGAATGTCGGTGGAAGTGCGATCGCCCCGTGGCAATGCTGTGTTTCCGGCCATGATTACGGAGGCGATCGCCCGTGGAACAGTGTTTGTACCGATGCACTGGGGCTTCCTTTGGGCTGAAAATGCCGAAGCCAACGCCCTGACTCACTCCGAGTCCTGTCCCGACTCCTTGCAACCAGAGTTAAAAGCTTGTGCGGTGCAGTTAGTGGCGATCGCCCAAGCAGAAACCGGGTTGCTTCAGACTATCTCTGTCACTCAACAGCAGCGATCGTAG
- a CDS encoding ferredoxin--nitrite reductase: MITSTSPVDTKSNKFEKLKQEKDGLAVKHQLDEFARIGWESVGETDLNHRLKWLGIFFRPVTPGKFMLRLRTPNGILTSKQMQVLAEIVDRYGEDGNADITTRQNLQLRGIRFEDIPDIFRRLESVNLTSIQSGMDNVRNITGSPVAGISADELIDTRELVQKVQDMITNHGAGNPEFSNLPRKFNIAIEGGRDNSVHAEINDVAFVPAYKNGALGFNVLVGGFFSAKRCEAAIPLNAWVAPNDDVVDLCRAILEVYRDSGLRANRQKARLMWLIDEWGIEKFRAKVESQLGRPLATAALADEIDWDKRDHIGVYPQQQPGMNYVGLNIPVGRLYASDMFDLARMAAVYGGGELRLTVEQNVIIPHVKDAHLDAFLQEPLLEKFSVNPNPLARSLVSCTGAQFCNFALVETKNRAIALVKELEAELDIPQSVRMHWTGCPNSCGQPQVAEIGLMGTKVRKNGKTVEGVDIYMGGKVGKDAHLGTCVTKGIACEDLKPFLENLLIENFGAKKKV; this comes from the coding sequence ATGATTACATCCACCAGCCCTGTAGATACGAAATCTAATAAGTTTGAAAAGTTAAAACAAGAAAAAGATGGGTTAGCTGTTAAACACCAACTCGATGAATTTGCCAGAATTGGTTGGGAATCCGTTGGTGAAACTGACCTAAATCATCGCTTAAAGTGGCTGGGCATCTTCTTTCGGCCTGTCACTCCGGGTAAATTTATGCTGCGTTTACGGACGCCTAACGGCATTCTCACCAGTAAACAAATGCAGGTTTTAGCAGAAATTGTCGATCGCTATGGAGAAGATGGCAATGCAGATATTACCACCAGACAAAATCTGCAACTACGCGGGATTCGCTTTGAAGATATTCCCGATATTTTCCGCCGTCTTGAATCGGTGAATTTGACCAGTATTCAATCGGGGATGGACAATGTGAGAAATATCACCGGATCGCCAGTTGCGGGGATTAGTGCCGATGAATTAATTGATACCAGAGAATTAGTGCAAAAAGTTCAAGATATGATTACTAATCATGGTGCAGGAAATCCCGAATTCAGTAACTTACCCCGCAAATTTAATATTGCCATTGAAGGGGGACGAGATAATTCAGTTCACGCCGAAATTAATGATGTGGCTTTTGTCCCTGCTTATAAAAATGGTGCCCTGGGTTTTAATGTTTTGGTCGGTGGTTTCTTTTCGGCGAAACGTTGTGAAGCGGCGATTCCTTTGAATGCTTGGGTAGCACCAAATGATGATGTGGTGGATCTCTGCCGGGCTATTTTAGAGGTTTATCGAGATTCCGGTTTGCGGGCAAATCGCCAAAAAGCCCGGTTGATGTGGCTGATTGATGAGTGGGGTATCGAAAAGTTCCGCGCTAAAGTAGAAAGCCAATTAGGACGCCCTTTGGCAACCGCTGCTTTGGCAGATGAAATTGATTGGGATAAGCGCGATCATATTGGGGTCTATCCTCAGCAGCAACCGGGAATGAATTATGTGGGTTTAAATATTCCTGTGGGTCGTTTGTATGCTTCAGATATGTTTGATTTGGCTCGCATGGCAGCGGTTTATGGGGGAGGAGAACTTCGCCTGACGGTGGAGCAGAATGTGATTATTCCTCATGTTAAAGATGCCCATTTAGATGCTTTTTTACAAGAGCCATTGTTAGAGAAGTTTTCGGTTAATCCCAATCCGTTGGCTCGCAGTTTGGTGTCTTGCACTGGGGCGCAGTTCTGCAATTTTGCTCTGGTGGAAACGAAGAACCGGGCGATCGCACTGGTGAAAGAATTGGAAGCAGAATTAGATATTCCCCAGTCAGTGCGAATGCATTGGACCGGTTGCCCGAATTCTTGCGGTCAGCCCCAAGTGGCAGAAATTGGTTTGATGGGAACCAAAGTCCGCAAGAATGGCAAAACCGTGGAAGGGGTGGATATTTATATGGGTGGCAAAGTTGGCAAAGATGCTCATTTGGGTACTTGTGTGACTAAGGGGATTGCTTGTGAAGATTTGAAGCCTTTTCTGGAAAATTTGTTAATCGAAAATTTTGGCGCAAAGAAGAAGGTTTGA